A DNA window from Vigna angularis cultivar LongXiaoDou No.4 chromosome 1, ASM1680809v1, whole genome shotgun sequence contains the following coding sequences:
- the LOC108346329 gene encoding actin-related protein 4 isoform X2 codes for MYGGDEVSAIVIDLGSHTCKAGYAGEDAPKAVFPSVVGAIDQMDIDGPVHAGVSSGSAVDLQNNKKNHESDRTKEKCKLYVGSQSLGYRRDYMELLSPLKNGVIVDWNIVDNIWDHALRECLLVDPKERPMLLAEQCSNTQEQRERAAELMFEKYKVPALFLAKNAVLTSFASGRATSLVVDRL; via the exons ATGTATGGCGGTG ACGAAGTATCAGCCATAGTAATAGACCTGGGTTCGCATACATGCAAAGCCGGTTACGCTGGCGAAGATGCTCCCAAGGCCGTTTTCCCCTCT GTTGTTGGTGCAATTGATCAAATGGACATTGATGGACCTGTTCATGCTGGAGTGTCATCTGGATCTGCTGTGGatttacaaaacaataaaaaaaatcatgaatcTGACAGAACCAAGGAAAAATGCAAACTTTATGTAGGATCTCAGTCCTTGGGATACCGTCGAGACTATATGGAG CTGCTCTCACCATTGAAGAATGGAGTTATTGTTGACTGGAATATTGTTGACAACATATGGGATCATGCTTTGAG GGAATGCCTCTTAGTTGATCCTAAAGAGCGTCCAATGCTACTTGCCGAACAATGTTCCAACACTCAAGAACAGAGAGAAAG GGCAGCAGAACTtatgtttgaaaaatataaagtacCAGCATTGTTTTTGGCGAAGAATGCG GTTCTCACATCTTTTGCATCAGGGCGTGCTACCTCATTAGTTGTTGATAG GCTGTGA
- the LOC108346329 gene encoding actin-related protein 4 isoform X1, with product MYGGDEVSAIVIDLGSHTCKAGYAGEDAPKAVFPSVVGAIDQMDIDGPVHAGVSSGSAVDLQNNKKNHESDRTKEKCKLYVGSQSLGYRRDYMELLSPLKNGVIVDWNIVDNIWDHALRECLLVDPKERPMLLAEQCSNTQEQRERAAELMFEKYKVPALFLAKNAVLTSFASGRATSLVVDSGAGSTTVAPVLDGYVLQKAVISSPIGGQFLTECLTRSLEAKGITPRPRYSFKKKEISPGNLQIVDLDFPHTTEGYKLYCQRVIVEDIKECVCRTPDSPYDESAYSNIPMTPYELPDGQIIEVGSDRFKIPDILFNPSLVQTIPGMEIIAEIAPSLRSLPKIIIESINKCDVDIRRELFSTILLTGGTASMHQLKERIEKDLLEGSPQAARVKVFVSGNATERRFSVWIGGSILASLGSFQQMWFSKSEYEEQGASYIQRKCP from the exons ATGTATGGCGGTG ACGAAGTATCAGCCATAGTAATAGACCTGGGTTCGCATACATGCAAAGCCGGTTACGCTGGCGAAGATGCTCCCAAGGCCGTTTTCCCCTCT GTTGTTGGTGCAATTGATCAAATGGACATTGATGGACCTGTTCATGCTGGAGTGTCATCTGGATCTGCTGTGGatttacaaaacaataaaaaaaatcatgaatcTGACAGAACCAAGGAAAAATGCAAACTTTATGTAGGATCTCAGTCCTTGGGATACCGTCGAGACTATATGGAG CTGCTCTCACCATTGAAGAATGGAGTTATTGTTGACTGGAATATTGTTGACAACATATGGGATCATGCTTTGAG GGAATGCCTCTTAGTTGATCCTAAAGAGCGTCCAATGCTACTTGCCGAACAATGTTCCAACACTCAAGAACAGAGAGAAAG GGCAGCAGAACTtatgtttgaaaaatataaagtacCAGCATTGTTTTTGGCGAAGAATGCG GTTCTCACATCTTTTGCATCAGGGCGTGCTACCTCATTAGTTGTTGATAG tggTGCTGGATCAACTACAGTTGCACCAGTACTGGATGGTTATGTTCTTCAAAAG GCTGTGATAAGTTCTCCTATAGGAGGACAATTTCTGACAGAATGCTTGACGAGAAGTTTGGAAGCCAAAGGTATCACA CCAAGACCTCGATATTCAttcaagaaaaaggaaataagtCCTGGGAATCTTCAg ATTGTAGACCTTGATTTTCCACATACAACAGAAGGCTACAAACTCTACTGCCAG AGGGTTATTGTTGAAGACATCAAGGAATGTGTTTGCCGAACACCAGATTCTCCATATGATG AGAGTGCGTATTCTAATATTCCTATGACTCCATACGAGCTTCCTGATGGCCA AATTATTGAAGTCGGATCTGATAGATTCAAGATTCCTGATATTCTTTTTAATCCATCTCTTGTTCAG ACAATCCCTGGCATGGAGATTATTGCAGAAATTGCTCCTTCACTTCGCAGTCTTccaaaaata ATCATAGAGAGCATTAATAAGTGTGATGTGGACATTCGTAGAGAACTGTTTAGTACCATACTG CTTACTGGTGGTACAGCTTCAATGCATCAACTGAAGGAACGCATCGAGAAAGACTTGCTAGAG GGGTCCCCTCAAGCTGCTAGAGTTAAAGTATTTGTCAGTGGCAATGCTACTGAAAGAAGGTTCAG TGTTTGGATAGGGGGAAGTATATTGGCTTCTCTTGGCTCCTTCCAGCAGATGTGGTTCTCCAAGTCTGA GTATGAAGAGCAAGGTGCTTCTTATATCCAAAGAAAATGCCCTTGA
- the LOC108346902 gene encoding peptidyl-tRNA hydrolase, chloroplastic gives MNICSFWVSSMKIPFHGCRFSRPFFSLSSSSRNRIMTIQSSSSSTSSASISTESKEKKKENLPWLIVGLGNPGKKYAATRHNVGFEMVDAIAEAEGISMNTVSFKALFGKGLIGDVPVILAKPQTFMNSSGESVGAIVSYYKIPLKQVLVIFDDLDLPFAKLRLLPKGGHGGHNGMKSVINHFKGNTGFPRLRIGIGRPPGKMDPVAFVLRTFTKQEREELSFTLQDGIEALRILLLEGFDKSATFVNSAKKIEQTG, from the exons ATGAACATTTGTAGTTTTTGGGTGTCGTCCATGAAAATCCCCTTTCACGGGTGTCGATTCTCAAGGCCCTTCTTCTCTCTATCTTCTTCGTCTCGCAATCGCATTATGACCATTCaaagttcttcttcttctacttcttctgcTTCCATATCAACCGAGtccaaagagaagaagaaggaaaatttACCTTGGTTAATCGTTGGCCTCGGCAATCCAGGCAAAAAGTACGCTGCCACTCGCCACAAT GTGGGCTTTGAGATGGTTGATGCCATAGCTGAAGCTGAAGGGATATCTATGAACACTGTTTCCTTCAAAGCTTTATTTGGGAAAG GTTTAATAGGTGATGTCCCAGTCATACTTGCAAAACCACAGACTTTTATGAATTCTAGCGGTGAATCT GTTGGGGCCATAGTTTCGTACTACAAGATTCCACTAAAGCAAGTACTTGTG atcTTTGATGACTTGGATTTACCTTTTGCTAAATTGCGGCTTCTACCAAAGGGTGGACATGGAGGCCACAATgg AATGAAGAGTGTTATTAATCATTTCAAAGGGAATACTGGTTTTCCTCGTTTAAGAATTG GCATCGGACGACCTCCCGGTAAAATGGATCCTGTAGCATTTGTTCTTCGCACGTTCACTAAACAGGAAAGAGAAGAG TTGAGTTTTACATTACAAGATGGAATAGAAGCTCTTCGGATTCTTTTGCTGGAAGGATTTGATAAAAGTGCAACATTTGTTAATAGTGCCAAAAAGATAGAGCAAACAGGTTGA